A genome region from Microplitis mediator isolate UGA2020A chromosome 4, iyMicMedi2.1, whole genome shotgun sequence includes the following:
- the LOC130667136 gene encoding glutamate receptor ionotropic, kainate 2-like, producing MNFLSLDYREIIIIVITSVILSSAQRCSLDYRPLVLNLNNEYQTSGILFTSSKNYSSFEWSTFACNMVKNLSNEGILSAVIEFDELKRKIEFYQTRIIRPLVVYIIDEIRDVIMFEELSKTIDMNYPIWLLIFTGSSMSDSTCDYCQNIQNNNLSLTFNSEMIVWCCCNPEYLYEWWSNDGYNFSRGHYANWTYETGLQRISNDSLYAIRSSVDAPLRIAYVTNSVFFHYNNLKMGGFMGDILEELTTTLHIIPQMMSQNIFGTWNDEDKVWTGMVGTLWRHEADLGVGEVTMTRHRREILDFTLPLTLSPCRLYFKEPSASLQWSSYFEAFSDHIWMIIMILLMLTPILLTFMKIQQKNKYITNIVLENYLNVWGIFCQQGLSEFPTRTSLRIAYFSMFISALVISAAYSAALISFLTVSTDNMPFNSLDEFIADGTYKFLVLKDSADYDLFSYSSDPITKDLKKLMETEERLPPSVYEGFFQVCIQKAAFYASDAMRMSMNDTFPCEITYIETGRYDSLAMILPHHSPYTGIFNHQIHRFRDKGILNRFIRKYFIKRNPKVNAYDAVTIRGVAPILVVFTGGLTFAIILLLIEKVIFFYGNYTSATTHSVRVTKIDVEHIEHSFTFKVKRQNNFINDNTKVNNNHDDKLLFPLKNYYP from the exons atgaattttttatcactggaCTACcgagaaataattattatagtaattacTAGTGTAATTTTGTCAAGCGCACAACGCTGTTCATTAGATTACCGACCACTTGTATTAAATCTTAATAATGAGTACCAAACATCCGGTATATTATTTAcgtcatcaaaaaattattcat cttTTGAATGGTCAACATTTGCGTGtaacatggtaaaaaatttatcgaacgAAGGAATACTATCAGCAGTTATAGAATTTGatgaattgaaaagaaaaatagagtTTTATCAAACACGTATAATACGTCCACTGGTAGTATATATTATTGATGAAATACGAGATGTTATAATGTTCGAAGAACTGTCAAAAACAATTGATATGAATTATCCTATTTGGTTATTAATATTCACCGGATCATCAATGAGTGATTCAACATGTGATTACTgtcaaaatatacaaaataataatttatcgttgaCCTTCAACTCTGAGATGATCGTTTGGTGTTGTTGTAATCCGGAATATCTATATGAATGGTGGTCGAATGATGGgtataatttttcaagaggACATTATGCTAATTGGACATATGAAACAGGATTACAACGTATTAGTAATGATTCATTGTATGCCATTCGTAGCTCTGTTGATGCGCCACTTCGTATTGCATATGttact aattcagttttttttcactacaataatttgaaaatgggCGGATTTATGGGCGATATACTTGAGGAGTTAACAACAACATTACATATTATACCACAAAtgatgagtcaaaatatttttggtacaTGGAATGATGAAGATAAAGTATGGACAGGTATGGTGGGAACATTGTGGCGTCATGAAGCTGATTTAGGTGTCGGTGAAGTAACAATGACAAGACATAGACGTGAAATATTAGACTTTACATTGCCTTTGACATTATCGCCATGTCGTTTATACTTCAAAGAACCAAGTGCTTCATTACAGTGGTCTTCTTATTTCGAG gcATTTAGCGATCATATCtggatgataataatgatattactTATGTTGACTCCGATACTGTTAACATTTATGAAGATAcaacagaaaaataaatatattaccaATATTGTTTTAGAAAATTATCTCAATGTTTGGGGTATCTTTTGTCAACAGGGATTGTCAG AATTTCCGACACGGACATCATTGAGAAtagcttatttttcaatgtttattTCGGCATTGGTCATATCAGCTGCTTATTCAGCCGCACTTATAAGCTTTCTGACAGTATCTACTGATAACATGCCCTTTAATTCTTTAGATGAGTTTATTGCAGATGGAACTTATAAATTTCTTGTACTAAAAGATAGTGCggattatgatttattttct tattcaaGTGACCCAATaacaaaagatttaaaaaaattaatggaaacTGAAGAACGATTACCACCTTCTGTCTATGAAGGATTTTTTCAG gTATGTATACAAAAAGCTGCATTCTATGCAAGTGACGCTATGAGAATGTCAATGAATGATACTTTTCCATGTGAGATCACGTACATTGAAACAGGAAGATACGATAGTCTGGCTATGATACTACCTCATCACAGTCCTTACACTGGAATATTCAATCATCa AATTCATCGATTTAGAGACAAAGGTATACTCAACAGATTTAtacgtaaatattttattaaaagaaatccTAAAGTAAACGCGTATGATGCAGTAACAATACGAGGTGTTGCGCCTATTTTGGTAGTTTTTACAGGTGGCTTAACTTTCgcaataattttacttttaattgaaaaagttatttttttttacggtaaCTACACATCGGCGACAACACATTCTGTTCGTGTAACGAAAATTGATGTAGAACACATTGAACATTCTTTTACTTTCAAGGTAAAAAGacagaataattttattaatgataatactaaggtcaataataatcatgacgataaacttttatttcctcttaaaaattattatccgtaa